A stretch of Lathyrus oleraceus cultivar Zhongwan6 chromosome 6, CAAS_Psat_ZW6_1.0, whole genome shotgun sequence DNA encodes these proteins:
- the LOC127097281 gene encoding receptor protein kinase CLAVATA1 yields the protein MAIGAAQDLCCLYNDCSPPIAHRDVKANNILLDSQFNTKVVDFGLAKILIKPEELATMSSVAGTFRHIAPEYAQSIRVNEKMDVYSFGAALLELTTGKAVNPGYKSLSLCRIGVTPYSDRNRYRRASGQRCCETK from the exons ATGGCCATTGGAGCTGCACAAGATTTATGTTGCCTGTATAACGATTGCTCGCCACCTATTGCTCACCGAGACGTGAAAGCAAATAACATTCTTTTGGATTCACAATTCAACACTAAAGTTGTTGATTTTGGTCTTGCCAAGATACTGATCAAACCAGAAGAACTTGCCACCATGTCATCTGTAGCTGGCACATTCAGACATATTGCTCCAG aatatgCTCAATCAATTAGAGTTAACGAGAAGATGGATGTTTACAGCTTTGGAGCAGCTCTATTGGAACTGACAACTGGAAAAGCAGTTAATCCTGGATACAAATCCTTGTCGCTTTGCAGAATAGGTGTGACGCCATATTCAGATAGGAACCGATATAGAAGAGCTTCTGGACAAAGATGCTGTGAAACCAAGTAA
- the LOC127097269 gene encoding embryonic abundant protein VF30.1 encodes MEFSHITVLALFCLTFVSTGAIPSGEDYWKYVWPNTPLPEAFSDLLLPYGKTNSLPIRVEELNQYSTLFFPHDLYPGKKIVLGNTQSVAKMMRPFTEPRQGVTDSIWLENKERQSLDDFCNSPTAKGEHKHCVSSLESMIDHVISHFRTSKIKAISSTFDKNEDQYVVEEVKKVGDNAVMCHRLNFEKVVFNCHQVRETTAYVVSLAAPDGSKAKALTVCHHDTRGMNPELLYEALKVSPGTIFVCHFIGNKAAAWVPNYSVDRPCVI; translated from the exons ATGGAGTTTTCACATATCACGGTTTTGGCTCTCTTTTGT ttgacttttgtgAGTACCGGTGCCATACCATCCGGAGAAGATTATTGGAAATATGTGTGGCCAAACACTCCTCTCCCTGAGGCTTTTTCAGATCTTTTGCTTCCTT ATGGAAAAACTAATAGCCTACCCATTAGAGTCGAAGAATTAAACCAATACTCGACACTTTTTTTTCCACATGATCTTTATCCTGGAAAGAAAATAGTATTGGGTAACACTCAGTCTGTTGCAAAGATGATGCGGCCATTCACAGAACCAAGACAAGGTGTGACTGATTCCATATGGCTGGAGAATAAAGAAAGACAAAGTCTGGATGACTTTTGTAATAGTCCAACTGCTAAAGGAGAACACAAACATTGTGTATCATCTTTAGAATCTATGATTGATCATGTCATTTCACATTTTAGAACATCAAAGATTAAGGCTATTTCAAGTACCTTCGACAAAAATGAAGACCAATATGTTGTGGAGGAAGTAAAAAAAGTTGGTGACAATGCAGTGATGTGTCATAGATTGAATTTTGAAAAAGTTGTATTCAATTGCCACCAAGTGCGTGAAACAACCGCTTACGTGGTCTCGTTGGCAGCACCTGATGGAAGCAAAGCAAAGGCTTTAACCGTTTGTCATCATGATACAAGAGGTATGAACCCTGAGTTGCTTTACGAAGCTCTCAAAGTTAGCCCTGGAACTATTTTTGTTTGCCATTTCATTGGCAATAAGGCTGCTGCTTGGGTGCCTAATTATTCTGTTGACCGTCCTTGTGTTATCTAG